From Oncorhynchus keta strain PuntledgeMale-10-30-2019 chromosome 25, Oket_V2, whole genome shotgun sequence, one genomic window encodes:
- the LOC118381258 gene encoding apidaecins type 14-like produces the protein MTQSTPQVEPGNRMTQSTPQVEPGNRMTQSTPQVEPGNRMTQSTPQVEPRNRMTQSTPQVEPGNRMTQSTPQVEPGNHMTQSTPQVEPGNHMTQSTPQVEPGNRMTQSTPLVEPGNRMTQSTPLVEPGNRMTQSTPQVEPGNRMTQST, from the coding sequence ATGACTCAAAGCACACCACAGGTTGAGCCCGGGAACCGCATGACTCAAAGCACACCACAGGTTGAGCCCGGGAACCGCATGACTCAAAGCACACCACAGGTTGAGCCAGGGAACCGCATGACTCAAAGCACACCACAGGTTGAGCCCAGGAACCGCATGACTCAAAGCACACCACAGGTTGAGCCCGGGAACCGCATGACTCAAAGCACACCACAGGTTGAGCCAGGGAACCACATGACTCAAAGCACACCACAGGTTGAGCCAGGGAACCACATGACTCAAAGCACACCACAGGTTGAGCCAGGGAACCGCATGACTCAAAGCACACCACTGGTTGAGCCCGGGAACCGCATGACTCAAAGCACACCACTGGTTGAGCCCGGGAACCGCATGACTCAAAGCACACCACAGGTTGAGCCCGGGAACCGCATGACTCAAAGCACATAA